The Elusimicrobia bacterium HGW-Elusimicrobia-1 nucleotide sequence GACCATACCGATTTGTCTTAAAAACGCTCTCGACGCGAACAGAATCATCTCAGGGAACACCGTAGTACTGAGCGGCTTCGGCGTAGGTTTGTCTTGGGGAACCGCGCTGGTCAAAATTTAGACAACGATTGTGCGCCTGTCCACTGTTATCGGAGAAAAAAATGCTGAAAAGAACTTTTGATATAATATTTTCTTTTATCGGACTTATCGCGCTTTCGCCCGCATTCGCTTTAGCGGCGATCTTGATAAAAAAAGAGGACGGCGGGCCGGTTTTTTATCCGGGAATCCGCACCGGCAAAGACGGAATTAAATTCAAAATGTACAAGTTCCGCTCGATGGTCGTCAACGCCGACAAAATCGGTGGGCCGTCGACGGCGGGCGACGACCCGCGGCTTCTTAAAACCGGTAAAATCTTAAGAAAATATAAGCTCGATGAACTACCCCAGTTGATAAACGTTCTTAAAGGGGAAATGTCTTTTGTCGGCCCCCGCCCGGAAGTGCCGCACTATACCGATATGTTCACCGGCGAAGAAAAGCGGATACTCGGCGTAAAGCCGGGCATAACCGACCGGGCGTCTTTGTGGAACTCCGACGAGGGTTCGATTCTGGCCGGCAGCCCCGACCCGGAAAAAACGTACATGGAAAAAATCTGGCCCGAAAAGAAGCGGCTTCAACTCAAATACGTCGACGAGCGTTCTTTTTCCGGCGACATCAAAATAATATTTCTTACGCTGGTCAAAATAATAAAACGTTCTTGATATTGTCCGATGAGAAAATACGACAAAAAATTTCTGACGGCTCTTTACCGCTCGATGCTCCGCATACGTCTTTGCGAGGAGAGTTTCGTCGGACCCATACTTCGCGGCGAAATCAAATGTCCCGTCCATCTTTGCACGGGGCAGGAGGCCGTATCCGCCGGCGTGGGCGCCGCCCTTAAAAAATCCGACATCGTTT carries:
- a CDS encoding sugar transferase; amino-acid sequence: MLKRTFDIIFSFIGLIALSPAFALAAILIKKEDGGPVFYPGIRTGKDGIKFKMYKFRSMVVNADKIGGPSTAGDDPRLLKTGKILRKYKLDELPQLINVLKGEMSFVGPRPEVPHYTDMFTGEEKRILGVKPGITDRASLWNSDEGSILAGSPDPEKTYMEKIWPEKKRLQLKYVDERSFSGDIKIIFLTLVKIIKRS